Genomic segment of Gigantopelta aegis isolate Gae_Host chromosome 10, Gae_host_genome, whole genome shotgun sequence:
AATTGTATTCTTCTGAAGGCGAAACCGCATCCTAAAACCCTCCTCAGACAAACTATCAAAAGGATAATTTCGATCCCTAAGTGCACGCTTTGCACGGTCGTATTTGATATCTTGAAGACGTTGAAGATGTTATAGTTGTCGCATCTCCTCCATGATTGATGTGTAAATCTGTAGTAGCGACCGAATCCAGACACGTGCTTGAATTAGACATGTCCTTTCGTTGTTTTAAGTAAaacatgtgggttttttaggaTGTGTTATAATACGTTTTAGCATTAAAATGCTTTTATAAATATGGTTGTTAAAACGTGTTTTAGTATTAGCGTTTTAAACTTAAAGCCGGTTTATAAATATTAGATTttgttaaaacattgttttataattttaaaacatgttttaacgtTAAAACACCTTTATAAATATGGGCCAGAGTTTAAAATATCACGACTCGTAAAACCACTCGACAAATCTAAGATGGGAAGCAACTCGcattaaactttttaataagacgtttgttttgtttaatgacaccactggagcacattgatactTTTTAATAAAGGCAACACAACTATATGATTTGGCATTCAATTTCAGATTCAGGAATTATCTcactttttacaaaaaaataaataaaaaataataatatatatattaattaagaaaattGTATCCTCTCCCCTCTCCTTTAATATGCTATAACCTAACAATCAAAGATGTCAGAATTATTCAAGGTTAAAATGATCTTCATCCATTAATTAGAACATTGACCTTTTTGTAAAATTTCCCTAAATATCATCACTTTATTGTATAATCACAGCGCCCTACTGTTCCAATGGGGACTGAAGACGACAGATCGGAAGGAAAGCCACCCGAGACGATTACTGAAAATACCGTGAAGGATTTAGCTTCGCAGCTAGAGGGCGTGACAGTCGATCCGGAAACGCGTAACAGGATAACCCCGAAAAAGAAATATGGCGCCGGCGGAAATCGCCCAAAGACCAAAACAGACGCGATTCCTAAAAAACTGAAATCCATTCTGAGGACCAAGAAAGGGAAATCGATCCTCACGAAACAGCGCAAGTGCGTGAGGTTCTGTGAAGAGCTTTCCGAGGTCACGAGGTCATGTCATCAGATTTCACGCCAACTCGAGGCTGACAGGAAGCCAGTTTCCGAGTCGTCTTCTCAGCCAAACACTGTAGTTACCAATGATGAATCACTAGTGATTCGCGACCAATCACAAGTGATTCACAATGATTCAGTGGTGAAGCACGATGGCAGCTTCAAATTATTGACGAACATTTGTTAAAAAGAAGAGATCTTAAGATCTGCAAAAAACGCCTGCtaaagtattatttattattaatatacatatatacaagtatGTCACTTGCCCtgtagatatatttattttatcaaattatgATATTACGTATTACATGCATAATTGTGATGTGTtacataaatatgtataaatatatttgaggTATGTTATATACTCAGCAAAATGAATTAAGGGGATTAATGTTtggtatttttctttatatatggcACATCAGGAAAAACACCGCGTGCAcgatttttacattttattgagtatatgtAAATTGGTCTGCTTTGTGTTATTTATACCTGATCAGAATTGTCTcactt
This window contains:
- the LOC121383340 gene encoding uncharacterized protein LOC121383340, yielding MGTEDDRSEGKPPETITENTVKDLASQLEGVTVDPETRNRITPKKKYGAGGNRPKTKTDAIPKKLKSILRTKKGKSILTKQRKCVRFCEELSEVTRSCHQISRQLEADRKPVSESSSQPNTVVTNDESLVIRDQSQVIHNDSVVKHDGSFKLLTNIC